A window of Festucalex cinctus isolate MCC-2025b chromosome 6, RoL_Fcin_1.0, whole genome shotgun sequence contains these coding sequences:
- the LOC144021124 gene encoding putative pancreatic secretory proteinase inhibitor → MTGKVLLLGLLLVCVAADAKNTGALRKPSCPGTDEFLACPMNFAPVCGSDGNTYANECTLCVHRQTTKMNVLIVHDEAC, encoded by the exons ATGACTGGGAAAGTTCTTCTGTTGGGACTCCTGCTCGTCTGCGTGGCTGCAG ATGCAAAGAACACAGGAGCCCTGAGAAAG CCATCTTGTCCTGGCACCGACGAGTTTTTGGCATGCCCCATGAACTTTGCCCCTGTTTGTGGTAGCGATGGAAACACATACGCAAATGAATGTACCCTTTGTGTCCACAGACA GACAACAAAGATGAATGTTTTGATTGTTCACGATGAAGCCTGCTGA
- the LOC144020917 gene encoding chymotrypsin inhibitor-like: MNGRVLLLGLLLMCVFADTQASPTKPKCRNTSDPIVCPAIYSPLCGTDERTHSSECFLCAHIQSTGQDIWIARYGEC, translated from the exons ATGAATGGGAGAGTTCTTCTCTTGGGACTTCTGctcatgtgtgtgtttgcag ACACACAGGCATCCCCGACTAAG cCAAAGTGTCGTAACACGAGTGATCCAATTGTCTGCCCTGCGATCTACAGCCCTCTGTGTGGCACTGATGAAAGAACTCACTCCAGTGAATGTTTCCTCTGTGCTCACATACA GTCCACAGGGCAGGACATTTGGATAGCCCGCTAT